From the Anaerolineae bacterium genome, one window contains:
- the scpB gene encoding SMC-Scp complex subunit ScpB translates to MAEVQSHVQCSLEARIEAILFVAGEPVELRTLAETLDAGRTDIESALDRLRQSLSGRGLALLRDGEAVQLTTSPAASDDVRRYLRSEEASTLSAAALETLAIIAYRQPVTRAGIEAIRGVGSESPLRTLLRLGLVTEIERLDQPGRPITYGTTSGFLRLLGLSSLEELPPLPD, encoded by the coding sequence ATGGCTGAGGTGCAGAGCCACGTTCAATGCTCACTCGAAGCCAGGATCGAGGCTATCCTTTTCGTGGCCGGAGAGCCAGTGGAACTGAGAACCCTGGCCGAGACTCTGGACGCCGGACGGACCGACATAGAGTCGGCGCTGGACAGGCTGCGGCAGTCGCTCTCCGGCCGTGGGTTGGCGCTGCTGCGGGATGGCGAAGCAGTACAACTGACCACTTCTCCGGCAGCGTCTGACGACGTCCGGCGTTACCTCCGATCGGAAGAAGCAAGCACCCTGTCGGCGGCGGCACTGGAGACGCTGGCCATCATCGCCTATCGTCAACCGGTAACCCGGGCTGGCATCGAGGCAATACGCGGGGTAGGCAGCGAGAGCCCGCTGCGTACCCTTCTGCGGCTGGGCCTTGTCACAGAGATCGAGCGTCTGGATCAGCCCGGACGTCCCATCACCTATGGCACTACCTCGGGTTTCCTCCGCTTGCTGGGCCTGTCCTCGCTGGAGGAGCTGCCGCCCCTGCCTGACTGA
- a CDS encoding GHMP kinase, translating into MQEPLYRSRAPIRVDLAGGWTDVPFFAAERGGAVVNATINRYTYATLTPRPDEKIEITSADFHQFLSVRNFRELEYDGNLDLIKAAISRLGIQRGMNLFVRCDAPPGSGTGSSASIGVALIGLLNLLQDNRLSCYEVARLANLLETEELHIAGGKQDQYAAAIGGFNFMEFEETAVNVSPLHLDPSVVTELEKHLVLCYTGKSRLSGNLITTVQEAYRAGRSQTVNALLRIRDVAVEMKSALLKGQIGHFGRLLQENWENQKLLDPSISTAQIDSLFDAALDAGAVGGKALGAGGGGCVLFLSNPDRERDVRTALEQAGVQIIEFNFEFGGLRTWSSLNGARVVA; encoded by the coding sequence ATGCAGGAGCCACTCTATCGTAGCCGGGCGCCCATCCGCGTAGATCTGGCGGGCGGGTGGACCGACGTGCCCTTCTTCGCCGCCGAGCGCGGGGGAGCGGTGGTGAACGCTACTATCAATCGGTACACCTACGCCACCCTCACGCCTCGCCCCGACGAGAAGATCGAGATTACCTCGGCCGATTTCCACCAGTTCCTGAGCGTCCGCAACTTCCGGGAGCTGGAATACGACGGCAACCTTGACCTGATCAAGGCAGCCATCTCCCGCCTCGGCATCCAGCGGGGCATGAACCTGTTCGTGCGCTGCGACGCACCGCCCGGCTCGGGGACCGGCTCCTCGGCCTCTATCGGCGTCGCCCTCATAGGACTGCTCAACCTCCTCCAGGACAACCGCCTCTCCTGCTATGAGGTGGCACGGCTGGCCAACCTCCTGGAGACCGAGGAGCTCCACATCGCAGGAGGCAAGCAGGACCAGTATGCGGCCGCCATTGGGGGTTTCAACTTCATGGAGTTCGAGGAGACGGCGGTCAACGTTAGCCCTCTCCACCTGGACCCCAGCGTCGTGACGGAGCTGGAGAAGCACTTGGTGCTCTGCTATACGGGCAAGTCGCGGCTCTCTGGCAACCTGATCACCACGGTGCAGGAAGCCTATCGCGCCGGCCGCAGCCAGACGGTGAACGCCCTGCTACGCATCCGCGACGTAGCGGTGGAGATGAAGAGCGCCCTACTCAAGGGCCAGATCGGCCACTTCGGCCGCCTGCTGCAGGAGAACTGGGAGAACCAGAAGCTTCTCGACCCCTCCATCAGCACGGCTCAGATAGACTCGCTGTTCGATGCCGCCCTCGATGCCGGAGCAGTGGGAGGCAAGGCCCTGGGCGCGGGCGGAGGTGGCTGCGTCCTGTTCCTGAGCAATCCGGACCGAGAACGCGACGTCCGCACCGCCCTGGAACAGGCAGGGGTGCAAATCATCGAGTTCAACTTCGAGTTCGGCGGGCTGCGTACTTGGAGCAGCTTGAACGGCGCCCGCGTGGTGGCCTAA
- a CDS encoding phosphoglycerate kinase — MQKKTLRDIDVSGKKVLVRVDFNVPLDDGAVADDTRIRAALPTIAYLRDRGARVILASHLGRPKGKADPRYSLAPIARYMSDRMGMPVRMAPDSVGPEVEELVASLQPGELLLLENTRFHPGEEKNDPQYAASLARLADAYVNDAFGAAHRAHASTEGVAHHLPAVAGFLMEKELEFLGRALADPERPFVAILGGAKISDKIGVINSLLHRVDRLLIGGGMANTFLKARGFFVADSLVEDEVLDTARSLMERAGDTLVLPTDVVVASAFDAKADSQVVLPNAVPEGWRILDIGPRTVERFTAELRPARTVFWNGPMGVFEFPRFAEGTIAIARVVADLDATTIIGGGDSVSAVEQAGVADRITHISTGGGASLEFLEGKELPGVAALEDK, encoded by the coding sequence ATGCAGAAGAAAACCCTGCGCGACATAGATGTATCGGGAAAGAAGGTGCTCGTCCGGGTGGACTTCAACGTGCCCCTGGACGATGGAGCAGTAGCGGATGACACTCGCATCCGCGCCGCCCTCCCCACCATTGCCTACCTGCGCGACCGCGGTGCGCGCGTGATCCTCGCTTCTCATCTGGGCCGTCCCAAGGGCAAGGCAGACCCGCGGTACTCGCTCGCACCCATCGCTCGCTATATGTCGGACCGAATGGGGATGCCGGTCCGCATGGCCCCCGACTCGGTGGGCCCCGAGGTCGAGGAACTGGTGGCCTCTCTCCAGCCGGGGGAGCTGCTACTACTGGAAAACACGCGGTTTCACCCGGGCGAGGAGAAGAACGACCCCCAGTACGCTGCCTCACTGGCTCGCTTGGCCGACGCGTACGTCAACGACGCTTTCGGCGCCGCGCACCGCGCTCACGCCAGCACCGAGGGCGTCGCTCACCACCTGCCGGCCGTGGCTGGCTTCCTGATGGAGAAGGAGCTCGAATTCCTCGGTCGCGCCCTGGCAGACCCGGAGCGACCGTTCGTCGCGATCCTCGGTGGCGCCAAGATCTCAGACAAGATCGGGGTCATCAACAGCCTCCTCCACCGGGTGGACAGGCTCCTGATCGGTGGGGGAATGGCCAACACTTTCCTCAAAGCCCGCGGCTTCTTCGTGGCCGACTCCCTGGTAGAAGACGAGGTGCTGGACACAGCGCGCTCCTTGATGGAGCGAGCGGGCGACACACTGGTACTCCCCACCGATGTGGTGGTGGCCTCCGCCTTCGACGCGAAGGCCGATTCCCAGGTTGTCCTCCCGAACGCGGTGCCGGAGGGATGGCGCATCCTGGACATCGGCCCACGCACCGTCGAGCGCTTCACGGCCGAGCTTCGTCCTGCCCGGACAGTCTTCTGGAATGGCCCCATGGGCGTATTCGAGTTCCCCCGCTTCGCCGAGGGAACCATCGCCATCGCCCGAGTCGTGGCCGACCTGGATGCCACCACCATCATCGGCGGAGGCGACTCCGTCTCCGCTGTGGAGCAGGCTGGCGTGGCCGACCGCATCACCCACATCTCGACCGGAGGCGGCGCCTCCCTTGAGTTCTTGGAGGGGAAAGAACTCCCCGGGGTAGCCGCCCTGGAAGACAAGTGA